The DNA window TTCGGTGAAGATCGGAATATCGAAGGCGTTGGCGACGCCGCCCTCGCGGGCCTGCGTGCGGATCAGGTTGCCGTTGTCGAAGACTTCGGAACCCTTTTTCTGGAATTCCAGCATCGCGCTCACATGCTCGACGATCGACGCGCGGCTTGCCGCCATCAATTGCCCTTGGCCGTCATCACGCAAACCCTTGACCTGGTCGAGGCTCATACCCTTCGGCACATAGCCATAGACAAGATCATGCGCCGAGGTCTGATCGGTGACGATGTCGGGCACAATGCCGCGGCGCGCGATCTCCGGATAGACCTCCGCCGCATTGCCGACGAGCCCGACGGACAGCGCCTGTTTGTCCTTCACCGCCGCATCGATCATTTCAAGGGCAGTATCGAGGTCGGGGGCGATCTCCTGGAGATAGCCGATCTGCTGGCGTTTGCGCGCCCGCTCGGGATCGATGTCGACGCAGAGGATCGCAGCACCCGCCATGCGGCCGGCGAGAGGCTGCGCCCCTCCCATGCCGCCGAGACCGGCGGTCAGCACGAACCGGCCATGGAGATCGCCGCCGAAGCGCCGTTCGGCGATGCGCATGAAAATCTCGTAAGTGCCCTGGATGACGCCCTGGCTGCCGATATATTGCCAGGCGCCGGCCGTCAGCCCGCCCCAGCAGATCAGCCCCTTGCGATGCAGCTCGTAGAACACTTCGGCCTTTGCCCATTGGCCGACGATGTTGCAGTTCGCCATGATGACGAGCGGCGCCTTGGCATGGGTGCGCACCAGCCCGATCGGCTTGCCGGACTGGATGAGCAACGTCTGATCCTCGTCCATTTCGGTCAGTGCCTTGACGATGCCCTTATGCGCCGACCAGTTGCGAGCGGCCTTGCCGAGCGCGGCATAGACGACGAGATTGTCGGGATCCTCGCCGACGGCGAGCACGTTCTCGAGGAGCCGCAGCAGCGCCTCCTGCCGCCAGCCCTTGGCGCGCAAGTCCGGCCCGCCGGGAATTGGAAATTTCGGATGGCGTGGATTGGCCTTCGGCATCGTGGGTTCCTCGCTTTGTTCTCTGCTTTCACTTCTCCCGCTGGGGAGGAGAGGGAATGCTCTCATTTGTCCGGCAGCGATTCCACATAGGCAAGCGCGCCATCGAGCAGACGCCGTCTCAACGCATCGTCGCCATAAGCCTCGGCGGAGGCGCGCAGCCAGCCGTGCATGACTCGCGTGCCCATCAACATCTGGGTTACGCCCGGCAGCGCCAGCGCCCAGTCGTCATTGCCCTTGCCGAGACGGACGAGCATGCCATCATTGCGCGCGCCGCAGAGGAGATTGCCGTTCAGCAGGAAGGCCCGGCCGCCGAACATGGATTTTTCGCTGAGGCCAGAACGATCGCCGAGTTCCTCACGCAGCAGTTCTTCGAGGCCCGGATCGCGCGCCATCGTTCAGGCCTTCGTTTCCAGTGCATAGCGGGCGATCTCGATTCCCATCGCCTTCTCGACGACGGGATATACTGTCGGATCGAGCACGCTCGCCGACAGCGGAATGATGTCCATCGGTACATGCAGGATGAAGACGTGCATGCCTTCCCTGAGCTGGCCGACGCTCAGCGGCTCGCCCTCAGGCGACAGCGTGGTGATCACGGCGGGGAAGGTCGCAAGCCGCCCGCCACCCGCGTCGTCGACCGCCATATATTCGTTCATCACATGCAGCGTCACGGCTTTTTCGCCCGAGCCGACGGTGATCGTGCCTATGTCGAAGGCCTCCTTGGTGTAGACGACGTCCTTGCGGGCGATGACGCCTTCGGTGAGGATTTGTCCGCCCGTCGTCTTGCAAATCGCCTCGATGACGGCTGATCCGCCGCGCTTTTCCGCCGCGATGATGGCTTCCCCGAGCGCCAGTGCCATCGAGATGCCGCCGAGCGCCGCATGGCCGCGGACATAGGAAGCCCTGAGCGGATTGCGGCAGCTGGCGATGAAACCGCCCGATTGATCGGCGGCGGCGCGCAGCACCGGCGAGATCTTCGCCGTCGCCCCCTTCACCACGAGTTCGATATAACGGTTCTCGGCCCTGTTGCCGCCGACTGCGGTCTGGATCATCGGTTCGGGCGAAGCGGCCATGCCGATCGAGCCCATGTCGCCCGTCGGATGGGCGCGGATA is part of the Rhizobium bangladeshense genome and encodes:
- a CDS encoding urocanate hydratase; this encodes MPKANPRHPKFPIPGGPDLRAKGWRQEALLRLLENVLAVGEDPDNLVVYAALGKAARNWSAHKGIVKALTEMDEDQTLLIQSGKPIGLVRTHAKAPLVIMANCNIVGQWAKAEVFYELHRKGLICWGGLTAGAWQYIGSQGVIQGTYEIFMRIAERRFGGDLHGRFVLTAGLGGMGGAQPLAGRMAGAAILCVDIDPERARKRQQIGYLQEIAPDLDTALEMIDAAVKDKQALSVGLVGNAAEVYPEIARRGIVPDIVTDQTSAHDLVYGYVPKGMSLDQVKGLRDDGQGQLMAASRASIVEHVSAMLEFQKKGSEVFDNGNLIRTQAREGGVANAFDIPIFTEAYLRPLFARAIGPFRWMALSGEESDIARIDDLLLEMFPDNKIITNWIRLAREHVPFEGLPARIAWLGHGERTALALRVNALVASGELKGPVAFSRDHLDAGAMAHPNIMTERMKDGSDAIADWPLIDAMMLCSSMADLVVVHSGGGGYAGYMTSCGVTVVADGTEAADERLDHALTNDTALGVMRYADAGYEEALDEVAKKDVPYIRLG
- a CDS encoding TfoX/Sxy family protein, producing MARDPGLEELLREELGDRSGLSEKSMFGGRAFLLNGNLLCGARNDGMLVRLGKGNDDWALALPGVTQMLMGTRVMHGWLRASAEAYGDDALRRRLLDGALAYVESLPDK
- a CDS encoding DUF917 domain-containing protein, with protein sequence MGRILVEKDVEAAVKGGSVYAAGGGGWADHGRMLGLAAVTIGKPELVSIDELKDDDWIATAAAIGAPASTTPWEMQGVDYVKAVQLLQEALGEKLSGLIIGQNGKSSTLNGWLPSAILGTKVVDAVGDIRAHPTGDMGSIGMAASPEPMIQTAVGGNRAENRYIELVVKGATAKISPVLRAAADQSGGFIASCRNPLRASYVRGHAALGGISMALALGEAIIAAEKRGGSAVIEAICKTTGGQILTEGVIARKDVVYTKEAFDIGTITVGSGEKAVTLHVMNEYMAVDDAGGGRLATFPAVITTLSPEGEPLSVGQLREGMHVFILHVPMDIIPLSASVLDPTVYPVVEKAMGIEIARYALETKA